In one Nicotiana tomentosiformis chromosome 6, ASM39032v3, whole genome shotgun sequence genomic region, the following are encoded:
- the LOC104103016 gene encoding electron transfer flavoprotein subunit alpha, mitochondrial, producing the protein MASGRMLSAFRKLSITARITPYRSLSTLVLAEHEGGSIKTSSLSAVEAAKSLGGDNSVSLLLAGSGQSLKEAAAHAASSHLSISQVLIADSDKFAYPLAEPWAKLVHLVQQRGGYSHIIAASGSFGKNVLPRAAALLDISPITDVTKISGSNLFIRPIYAGNALSTIRYTGSSPCMLSIRATSFPVASLPADSKSDAASIDQVDLSTLDEDDSVGKSRYIKLSSQNAERPDLGNARIVVTGGRGVKSAENFKMIDKLAEKIGAAVGATRAAVDAGFVPNDLQVGQTGKIVAPELYMAFGVSGAIQHIAGMRDSKVIVAVNKDADAPIFQVADYGLVGDLFEVIPELLEKIPEKK; encoded by the exons ATGGCCAGTGGAAGGATGCTCTCCGCATTCAGAAAACTCTCCATCACTGCACGTATAACACCTTATCGATCT CTTAGTACATTGGTATTAGCTGAGCATGAAGGAGGATCAATCAAAACCTCATCATTAAGTGCCGTTGAGGCTGCAAAATCTTTAGGTGGGGACAATTCTGTATCGTTGCTACTTGCTGGATCCGGTCAATCCCTGAAGGAAGCTGCGGCACATGCTGCTTCATCCCACCTTTCCATTTCTCAG GTCCTTATTGCTGATTCTGACAAATTTGCTTATCCTTTGGCTGAACCATGGGCCAAATTAGTCCATCTGGTTCAGCAGAGAGGTGGCTACTCACACATAATCGCTGCATCAGGTTCATTTGGGAAAAATGTATTACCGCGTGCAGCAGCCCTTCTGGACATTTCTCCAATTACTGATGTCACTAAGATATCTGGATCAAACCTCTTTATTAG GCCAATATATGCAGGAAATGCTCTTTCCACAATTCGTTACACAGGTTCCAGCCCATGTATGTTGAGCATTAGAGCTACATCTTTTCCTGTTGCTTCATTACCGGCTGATTCGAAATCTGATGCTGCCTCAATAGATCAAGTTGATCTTTCAACCTTGGATGAAG ATGATTCAGTTGGTAAATCAAGATATATAAAGCTTTCCTCCCAAAATGCGGAACGCCCGGATCTTGGAAATGCACGTATTGTAGTTACTGGGGGACGAGGTGTAAAGAGTGCTGAGAACTTCAAAATGATAGATAAGCTCGCAGAGAAAATTGGTGCTGCAG TTGGTGCCACTCGTGCTGCTGTAGATGCTGGATTTGTTCCCAATGACCTCCAG GTTGGCCAGACTGGAAAAATTGTTGCCCCAGAATTGTATATGGCTTTTGGGGTTTCTGGGGCGATTCAACACATAGCAGGCATGAGAGATTCCAAGGTCATTGTTGCTGTGAATAAAGATGCGGATGCACCCATATTCCAG GTTGCTGATTATGGACTTGTGGGTGATCTTTTCGAGGTCATTCCGGAGTTATTAGAGAAAATTCCTGAGAAAAAGTAG